From a region of the Thioalkalivibrio sp. XN279 genome:
- the thrS gene encoding threonine--tRNA ligase, which produces MPVITLPDGSQRSFDAPITVAELAADIGPGLAKAAVAGRVDGRLVDTSHRIEGDAEAAIVTGRDEDGLEIIRHSTAHLLAQAVKQLFPSAQVTIGPVIEDGFYYDFAFDRAFTPEDLAAIEQRMAELAEADQPVHREVMGRDEAVAFFRGMGEEYKARIIEDIPAEETLSIYGQGDFKDLCRGPHVPRTGLLKAFKLTKVAGAYWRGDARNEQLQRIYGTAWPDAKQLKAYLTRLEEAEKRDHRRIGRDMDLFSIQDDAGGGLVFWHPRGARIRRVMEDYWREQHTKHGYELLFTPHIALEDLWHTSGHTDFYRESMYKPMEEDGQPYQLKPMNCPFHVLVYKDRLRSYRELPMRWAELGTVYRHEMSGALHGLMRVRGFTQDDAHVFCREEQIEAEVLRVLDLTLEMLGDFGFTQFEVNLSTRPEKAVGSDEIWDKATVALKGALERKGLEYILDAGGGAFYGPKIDLKIEDAIGRKWQCSTIQLDFNLPERFDMEYVAASGERRRPIMIHRALLGSLERFFGILIEHYEGRFPAWLAPVQAMVMNITDRQAEYVESAVKTLVNQGFRVEADLRNEKIGFKIREHTVQKVPFLLVAGDREVEAGLLAVRSRSGEDLGSMSIDQVGNFLAAEVAKRGRSVMED; this is translated from the coding sequence ATGCCGGTCATCACGCTCCCTGACGGAAGTCAGCGCAGCTTCGACGCGCCCATCACGGTGGCGGAGCTGGCTGCAGACATCGGCCCCGGCCTCGCCAAGGCCGCGGTCGCCGGCCGCGTGGACGGCCGCCTGGTGGACACCTCCCACCGCATCGAGGGCGACGCCGAGGCGGCGATCGTCACGGGTCGCGACGAGGACGGGCTGGAGATCATCCGCCACTCGACCGCGCACCTGCTGGCGCAGGCCGTGAAGCAGCTGTTCCCCAGCGCCCAGGTCACTATCGGGCCGGTGATCGAGGACGGCTTCTACTACGACTTCGCCTTCGATCGCGCTTTCACGCCCGAGGATCTCGCCGCCATCGAGCAGCGCATGGCGGAGCTGGCCGAGGCCGACCAGCCCGTGCACCGCGAGGTCATGGGGCGCGACGAGGCGGTGGCCTTCTTCCGCGGCATGGGCGAGGAATACAAGGCGCGAATCATCGAGGACATCCCGGCCGAGGAGACGCTCAGCATCTACGGCCAGGGCGACTTCAAGGACCTCTGCCGCGGACCGCATGTCCCGCGCACGGGGCTGCTGAAGGCCTTCAAGCTGACCAAGGTGGCCGGTGCCTACTGGCGCGGCGACGCGCGCAACGAGCAGCTGCAGCGCATTTACGGCACCGCCTGGCCGGACGCCAAGCAGCTCAAGGCCTACCTGACGCGCCTCGAGGAAGCCGAAAAGCGCGACCACCGCCGGATCGGGCGGGACATGGACCTGTTCAGCATCCAGGACGACGCCGGCGGCGGCCTGGTGTTCTGGCATCCGCGCGGCGCCCGCATCCGGCGCGTGATGGAGGATTACTGGCGCGAGCAGCACACGAAGCACGGCTACGAGCTGCTGTTCACCCCGCACATTGCCCTCGAAGACCTCTGGCACACCTCGGGGCACACGGATTTCTACCGCGAGTCCATGTACAAGCCGATGGAGGAGGACGGCCAGCCTTACCAGCTGAAGCCGATGAACTGCCCCTTCCACGTGCTGGTCTACAAGGACCGCCTGCGCTCCTACCGCGAACTGCCCATGCGCTGGGCCGAGCTCGGCACCGTGTACCGGCACGAGATGTCTGGCGCGCTGCACGGCCTGATGCGTGTGCGCGGCTTCACCCAGGACGACGCCCACGTGTTCTGCCGCGAGGAGCAGATCGAGGCAGAGGTCCTGCGGGTGCTGGACCTGACCCTGGAAATGCTCGGCGACTTCGGCTTCACCCAGTTCGAGGTCAACCTCTCGACCCGGCCCGAGAAGGCCGTGGGCTCGGACGAGATCTGGGACAAGGCGACGGTCGCGCTCAAGGGCGCGCTGGAGCGCAAGGGCCTGGAATACATCCTCGACGCGGGCGGCGGCGCCTTCTACGGCCCGAAGATCGACCTGAAGATCGAGGACGCGATCGGCCGCAAGTGGCAGTGCTCCACCATCCAGCTGGATTTCAACTTGCCGGAGCGCTTCGACATGGAGTACGTGGCGGCCAGCGGGGAGCGCCGGCGACCGATCATGATCCACCGCGCGCTGCTCGGGTCGCTGGAGCGCTTCTTCGGCATTCTGATCGAACATTACGAGGGCCGCTTCCCCGCCTGGCTGGCCCCGGTGCAGGCCATGGTGATGAATATCACGGACCGCCAGGCCGAATACGTGGAATCCGCCGTGAAAACCCTCGTCAATCAGGGGTTTCGGGTGGAAGCAGACTTGAGAAATGAGAAGATCGGCTTTAAAATCCGCGAGCATACTGTGCAAAAGGTGCCTTTCCTCCTCGTCGCTGGCGACCGGGAGGTGGAGGCTGGTTTGCTGGCCGTGCGTTCGCGCAGCGGCGAGGACCTCGGGTCGATGAGCATCGACCAGGTGGGTAACTTCCTCGCAGCTGAAGTAGCGAAGCGCGGCCGGTCTGTTATGGAGGATTGA
- the uvrB gene encoding excinuclease ABC subunit UvrB — protein MQEPINPTGEIRPFELVSDYAPAGDQPEAIAQLIGGLDAGLAAQTLLGVTGSGKTYTIANVIQARQRPTLVLAHNKTLAAQLYGEFREFFPGNAVEYFVSYYDYYQPEAYVPSSDTYIEKDASVNEHIEQMRLSATKALLSRPDSIIVATVSAIYGLGDPAAYLKMVLHLDRGDRMPQRTILRRLADMQYQRNEMDLRQGTYRVRGDVIDIFPAESEREAVRVQLFDDEIEALSWFDPLTGELLRKVPRLTIFPKTHYVTPRDRLLAAIDEIKAELKERLQVLRAADKLLEAQRLEQRTMFDLEMIQELGYCQGIENYSRYLSGRAPGEPPPCLFDYLPANALLVVDESHVTVPQLGGMYKGDRSRKETLVEYGFRLPSALDNRPLRFDEFEALSPQTIYVSATPRSYELERSGQVVEQVVRPTGLVDPEVEVRPVTHQVDDVLSEIRLRAARNERVLVTTLTKRMAEDLTEYLAEHDVRVRYLHSDIDTVERSEIIRDLRRGEFDVLVGINLLREGLDMPEVSLVAILDADKEGFLRSEGSLIQTIGRAARNVHGKAILYADRETGSMQRAIDETNRRRAKQIAFNAEHGITPQTIVKRIADVMEGAREEGGRPGADKGRRKVAEPRLAYEKLSTEEVMKRIRKLEAEMYRHARELEFEKAAELRDEIERLRHEGLGLPADMAG, from the coding sequence ATGCAGGAACCAATCAACCCCACTGGCGAGATCCGGCCTTTCGAGCTGGTTTCCGACTATGCGCCCGCCGGCGACCAGCCGGAGGCCATCGCACAGCTCATCGGCGGGCTCGACGCGGGCCTGGCCGCCCAGACCCTGCTCGGCGTCACGGGGTCAGGCAAGACCTACACCATCGCCAACGTGATCCAGGCCCGGCAGCGCCCGACGCTCGTGCTGGCGCACAACAAGACGCTGGCGGCGCAGCTCTACGGTGAGTTCCGCGAGTTTTTCCCGGGCAACGCGGTCGAGTACTTCGTCTCCTACTATGACTACTACCAGCCCGAAGCCTATGTGCCGTCCTCCGACACCTACATCGAGAAGGACGCCTCGGTGAACGAGCACATCGAACAGATGCGACTGTCGGCCACCAAGGCCCTGCTGTCGCGGCCGGACAGCATCATCGTCGCCACGGTGTCGGCCATCTACGGACTGGGCGACCCCGCCGCCTACCTGAAAATGGTCCTGCACCTGGACCGTGGCGACCGCATGCCGCAGCGGACCATCCTGCGGCGCCTGGCGGACATGCAATACCAGCGCAACGAGATGGACCTGCGGCAGGGCACCTACCGCGTGCGCGGCGACGTCATCGACATATTCCCGGCGGAGTCGGAGCGCGAGGCGGTGCGCGTGCAACTGTTCGACGACGAAATCGAGGCGCTGAGCTGGTTCGACCCGCTCACCGGCGAACTGCTGCGCAAGGTGCCGCGCCTCACGATCTTCCCCAAGACGCACTACGTGACGCCTCGCGACCGGCTGCTGGCCGCCATCGACGAGATCAAGGCCGAGCTGAAGGAACGGCTGCAGGTGCTGCGTGCCGCGGACAAGCTGCTGGAGGCCCAGCGCCTCGAACAGCGCACCATGTTCGACCTGGAAATGATCCAGGAACTGGGTTACTGCCAGGGCATCGAGAATTACTCGCGTTACCTGTCCGGCCGTGCCCCCGGCGAGCCTCCGCCCTGCCTGTTCGACTACCTGCCGGCCAACGCCCTGCTGGTGGTGGACGAATCCCACGTCACCGTGCCCCAGCTCGGCGGCATGTACAAGGGCGATCGCAGCCGCAAGGAGACGCTGGTGGAATACGGTTTCCGCCTGCCGTCGGCGCTGGACAACCGCCCGCTGCGTTTCGACGAGTTCGAGGCCCTGTCGCCGCAGACGATTTACGTGTCCGCCACGCCGCGGTCCTACGAGCTGGAGCGTTCGGGACAGGTGGTGGAGCAGGTCGTGCGCCCGACCGGCCTGGTGGACCCCGAAGTCGAAGTGCGGCCCGTGACCCATCAGGTGGACGACGTGCTGTCCGAGATCCGGCTGCGCGCCGCACGCAACGAGCGCGTGCTGGTGACGACCCTGACCAAGCGCATGGCGGAGGACCTCACCGAGTACCTCGCGGAGCACGACGTGCGCGTGCGCTACCTGCATTCCGACATCGACACCGTCGAACGCAGCGAGATCATCCGCGACCTGCGCCGCGGCGAGTTCGACGTGCTGGTGGGGATCAACCTGCTGCGGGAAGGCCTGGACATGCCCGAGGTGTCGCTGGTGGCGATCCTGGACGCCGACAAGGAGGGTTTCCTGCGCTCGGAGGGTTCGCTGATCCAGACCATCGGGCGGGCGGCGCGCAATGTCCACGGCAAGGCGATCCTGTACGCCGACCGCGAGACCGGCTCCATGCAACGGGCCATCGACGAGACCAACCGGCGGCGGGCCAAGCAGATCGCTTTCAACGCCGAGCACGGCATCACGCCCCAGACGATCGTCAAGCGCATCGCCGACGTGATGGAGGGGGCCCGGGAGGAGGGCGGCCGCCCGGGTGCGGACAAGGGCCGGCGCAAAGTGGCCGAGCCGCGCCTCGCCTACGAGAAGCTCAGCACGGAAGAGGTCATGAAGCGTATCCGCAAGCTCGAGGCCGAGATGTATCGCCATGCCCGGGAGCTGGAGTTCGAGAAAGCCGCGGAGTTGCGCGATGAGATCGAACGGCTGCGCCACGAAGGGCTCGGTTTGCCCGCGGACATGGCGGGCTAG
- a CDS encoding pyridoxal phosphate-dependent aminotransferase encodes MDLRLSERVARVKPSPTMAVTAKAAELKRAGRDIIGLGAGEPDFDTPEHICAAAIEAIRAGRTRYTAVEGILELREAICEKFRRENRIEYQPDQVLVSNGAKQSLYNLCMALLGPGDEAVIPAPYWVSYPDMVLLAEATPVVVAAGPEQHFKISPQQLEAAITPRTRLLFLNSPSNPTGVAYSAAELAGLADVLRRHPQVLVATDDIYEHIYWGDEPFSSLLTVAPDLHEQVVTVNGVSKVYAMTGWRIGYAAGPRKLIGAMKKIQGQSTSNPNSIAQYASLAALTGDQGCIAEMRAAFRQRHDWLLQALNSLPGFSCLPADGAFYAFPDVSDAIAALDGVDDDTAFAGYLLEKAGVAVVPGTAFGAPGHERLSYACSLDTLEQAVDRIRSVL; translated from the coding sequence GTGGATCTTCGCCTGTCTGAGCGGGTCGCCCGCGTCAAGCCGTCACCCACCATGGCCGTGACGGCGAAAGCCGCCGAGCTGAAGCGTGCGGGCCGGGACATCATCGGCCTGGGGGCCGGCGAGCCCGATTTCGACACGCCTGAGCACATCTGCGCCGCGGCCATCGAGGCCATACGCGCCGGGCGCACCCGCTATACCGCCGTCGAAGGCATCCTTGAGTTGCGCGAGGCGATCTGCGAAAAGTTCCGCCGCGAGAACCGGATCGAGTACCAGCCGGACCAGGTACTGGTCTCCAACGGCGCCAAGCAGAGCCTGTACAACCTCTGCATGGCCCTGCTGGGCCCTGGCGACGAGGCGGTGATCCCGGCCCCCTACTGGGTGTCCTACCCGGACATGGTGCTGCTGGCCGAGGCCACCCCGGTGGTCGTGGCGGCAGGACCCGAGCAGCATTTCAAGATCAGCCCGCAACAGCTCGAGGCCGCGATCACGCCGCGCACCCGCCTGCTGTTCCTCAACAGCCCGAGCAACCCCACCGGGGTCGCCTACAGCGCCGCCGAACTGGCAGGCCTGGCGGACGTGCTGCGCCGCCATCCGCAGGTGCTCGTCGCCACGGACGACATCTACGAGCACATCTACTGGGGCGACGAGCCGTTCTCGAGCCTCCTCACGGTGGCGCCCGACCTGCACGAGCAAGTGGTGACCGTGAACGGCGTGTCCAAGGTCTACGCCATGACCGGCTGGCGCATCGGCTATGCCGCGGGCCCGCGCAAGCTCATCGGCGCCATGAAAAAGATCCAGGGCCAGAGCACGTCGAATCCGAACTCCATCGCCCAGTACGCATCGCTGGCGGCGCTTACTGGCGACCAGGGCTGCATCGCTGAGATGCGGGCCGCGTTCCGGCAACGGCACGACTGGCTGCTGCAGGCACTCAACAGCCTCCCCGGCTTCAGCTGCCTGCCGGCGGACGGTGCCTTCTATGCCTTCCCGGACGTGAGCGATGCGATCGCCGCACTCGACGGCGTCGACGACGACACCGCGTTCGCGGGCTACCTGCTGGAGAAAGCGGGCGTGGCCGTGGTGCCGGGTACTGCGTTCGGCGCGCCCGGCCACGAGCGGCTGTCTTATGCCTGCTCCCTGGACACGCTGGAACAAGCCGTGGACCGCATCCGCAGCGTGCTGTAA
- a CDS encoding DASS family sodium-coupled anion symporter has protein sequence MNPGAEVYATRQRIGLLLGPAVFVLLLVLPAPDGMSSQAWATAAVGSLMATWWITEAIPIPATALLPIPLFPLLDIGTVAQATAPFANPLIYLFMGGFLIAIAMQRWNLHRRIALGIIDRVGTRPSSIILGFMIASAFLSMWVSNTATALMMLPIGMSVINLSKKLPSTTEAEKRELTHFGIVLVLSIAYACNVGGLGTLIGTPPNALLAAFVLENYGLEIGFAQWMMLGVPLVVIGIIAAYFVLTRLSFPLHLRELPGGHDIIHAEREKLGPISAEEKKVAAVFVLTAALWMSRPLLQDYVPGLSDAGIAIAAGLLLFLVPVDLARGQFLLDWEDARKLPWGILVLFGGGLSLASAVTRSGFDAYIGMLVAGFDAWPTLLLLALCIVIILLLTEMTSNTATAAAFLPILAAAALGVGENPLLFAVPAALAASCAFMLPVATPPNAIVYGSKLLTIPMMMRAGLWLNVVFVGLILAAAYTVMMTVFDIEPGVVPGWAGSN, from the coding sequence TTGAACCCCGGCGCGGAAGTTTATGCCACGCGCCAGCGCATCGGCCTGCTCCTCGGGCCGGCCGTATTCGTCCTGCTTCTCGTGCTGCCGGCACCGGATGGCATGTCCAGCCAGGCCTGGGCCACGGCCGCCGTCGGCAGCCTCATGGCCACCTGGTGGATCACTGAAGCCATCCCGATCCCCGCCACGGCACTGCTGCCCATCCCGCTGTTTCCCCTGCTCGATATCGGCACTGTCGCCCAGGCCACGGCGCCTTTTGCCAACCCCCTGATCTACCTCTTCATGGGCGGCTTCCTCATCGCCATCGCCATGCAGCGCTGGAACCTGCACCGGCGCATCGCCCTGGGGATCATCGACCGGGTCGGCACGCGGCCGTCGTCGATCATCCTGGGGTTCATGATCGCCTCGGCCTTTCTCAGCATGTGGGTCAGCAACACGGCCACGGCGCTGATGATGCTGCCGATCGGCATGTCCGTCATCAACCTGAGCAAGAAGCTCCCCTCCACCACGGAGGCTGAGAAGCGCGAGTTGACGCACTTCGGCATCGTGCTGGTCCTGAGCATTGCTTACGCCTGCAACGTCGGCGGACTGGGGACGCTGATCGGCACGCCGCCCAACGCCCTGCTGGCCGCGTTCGTGCTCGAGAACTACGGCCTCGAGATCGGGTTTGCGCAGTGGATGATGCTCGGCGTGCCACTCGTGGTGATCGGTATCATCGCCGCCTATTTCGTTCTCACCCGCCTCAGTTTCCCCCTGCACCTGAGGGAGTTGCCCGGGGGGCACGACATCATCCACGCCGAGCGCGAGAAGCTGGGGCCGATCTCGGCGGAGGAAAAAAAGGTCGCAGCGGTGTTCGTGCTGACGGCCGCGCTGTGGATGTCCCGACCGCTGCTGCAGGATTACGTGCCGGGACTCAGCGACGCGGGGATCGCCATCGCAGCCGGCCTGTTGTTGTTCCTGGTGCCGGTCGATCTAGCGCGTGGCCAGTTCCTGCTCGACTGGGAGGACGCACGCAAATTGCCGTGGGGCATCCTGGTCCTGTTCGGCGGCGGCCTCAGCCTGGCCTCGGCCGTGACCCGTAGCGGCTTCGATGCCTACATCGGCATGCTGGTGGCCGGCTTCGATGCCTGGCCGACGCTCCTGTTGCTGGCCCTTTGCATCGTCATCATCCTGCTGCTCACGGAGATGACGAGCAACACCGCCACGGCGGCTGCCTTCCTGCCCATCCTCGCTGCCGCCGCACTCGGCGTCGGCGAGAACCCCTTGCTGTTTGCAGTGCCTGCGGCGCTGGCGGCTTCCTGCGCCTTCATGCTCCCGGTGGCCACGCCGCCGAACGCCATCGTCTACGGCAGCAAGCTGCTCACCATTCCCATGATGATGCGCGCCGGCCTGTGGCTGAACGTGGTGTTCGTGGGACTGATCCTGGCTGCAGCCTACACGGTCATGATGACCGTATTCGACATCGAGCCGGGCGTGGTGCCCGGCTGGGCCGGGTCGAACTGA
- a CDS encoding molybdenum cofactor biosynthesis protein MoaE, producing the protein MKFEISSQDVDIGAWRRELMSPGCGGYTAFEGWVRDHHQGRAVSGLHYEAYEDLARAEGMKILQEAEEKFGPVRLACVHRVGDLAVGDLAVWVGAAAPHRDEAFKACRYVIDELKQRLPIWKKEHYIEGESAWVDCERCRAAGHGKHDHDHDHEHQHGATTEPGLAGAD; encoded by the coding sequence GTGAAATTCGAGATCAGCAGTCAGGATGTCGATATCGGGGCGTGGCGTCGCGAGCTGATGAGTCCCGGTTGCGGCGGATATACGGCCTTCGAGGGCTGGGTGCGCGACCATCACCAGGGGCGCGCGGTATCCGGCCTGCACTACGAAGCCTATGAGGATCTCGCCCGCGCCGAGGGCATGAAGATCCTGCAGGAAGCGGAGGAGAAGTTCGGCCCGGTGCGGCTCGCCTGCGTGCACCGCGTCGGCGACCTCGCCGTGGGCGACCTGGCGGTCTGGGTAGGGGCGGCGGCGCCGCATCGCGACGAAGCCTTCAAGGCCTGTCGCTACGTGATCGACGAACTGAAGCAGCGGCTGCCGATCTGGAAGAAAGAGCACTACATCGAGGGCGAATCGGCCTGGGTGGACTGCGAGCGTTGTCGCGCTGCCGGACATGGCAAGCACGACCACGACCACGACCACGAGCATCAGCACGGCGCGACGACCGAGCCGGGGCTGGCCGGCGCCGATTGA
- the moaD gene encoding molybdopterin converting factor subunit 1 — MQVQVNYFAWLREKAGCDGETLDTSAATPAQLWTELDARHDFATERRHLRVAVNDTFAEWDAALNPGDRVVFIPPVSGG; from the coding sequence ATGCAAGTACAGGTCAATTATTTTGCCTGGTTGCGGGAGAAGGCCGGCTGTGACGGGGAAACCCTCGACACGTCTGCGGCCACCCCTGCGCAGCTGTGGACCGAGCTGGACGCGCGGCACGATTTCGCCACTGAGCGACGCCACCTGCGCGTGGCGGTCAACGACACATTTGCCGAGTGGGACGCCGCGCTCAACCCGGGCGATCGCGTAGTGTTCATCCCGCCGGTATCGGGAGGCTAG
- the moaC gene encoding cyclic pyranopterin monophosphate synthase MoaC, with protein MAEDKLTHLDEAGRPRMVDVGGKAVTRRTAHARMRVSFPPEAARALAARDFATAKGPVFHTAIVAGVLAAKRTHELIPFCHPLGLEDCSIEIAMEGDEAVIDCRASLHGRTGVEMEAMTGATVAGLTVYDMCKSLSKGIVLREAKLLEKTGGKSGDWRVAG; from the coding sequence ATGGCCGAAGACAAGCTGACGCACCTGGATGAGGCGGGACGCCCGCGGATGGTCGATGTCGGCGGCAAGGCGGTGACGCGACGCACGGCGCACGCCCGCATGCGGGTGAGTTTCCCGCCCGAGGCCGCGCGCGCGCTGGCTGCCAGGGATTTCGCCACTGCCAAGGGACCGGTGTTCCACACCGCGATCGTGGCCGGCGTGCTTGCCGCGAAGCGCACGCACGAGCTGATACCTTTTTGCCACCCCCTCGGCCTCGAGGACTGCAGCATCGAGATCGCCATGGAGGGAGACGAGGCAGTCATCGACTGTCGCGCCAGCCTGCACGGCCGCACCGGGGTGGAAATGGAAGCTATGACGGGCGCCACAGTGGCCGGCTTGACCGTCTACGACATGTGCAAGTCGCTTTCCAAGGGCATCGTGTTGCGGGAAGCGAAACTGCTGGAAAAGACCGGCGGCAAGAGCGGAGACTGGAGGGTTGCAGGCTGA
- the moaA gene encoding GTP 3',8-cyclase MoaA gives MNSETKLPAGHKLEDRRGRPLKDLRISVMDRCNFRCPYCMPEDQYHRDFQFLHSDERLSFREISRVARLFVERGVTKLRLTGGEPLLRPGLVDLIGELSLIEGVEDLALTTNGILLAQHAAALKGAGLDRVTVSLDALDEATFRRMSGGRGTPERVLEGIDAAIEAGLDPVKVNTVVQRGINERGIYALLERFRHTGVVVRFIEYMDVGTLNKWNEKELVPSSELVERIAERWPIRPLEAGYRGEVAERWEFEDGAGEIGFISSVTQPFCGDCTRARLSSDGGLYTCLFAARGTDLRGPLRAGADDAELGQIIDRVWSNRADRYSELRAEGGREVRVEKIEMYYIGG, from the coding sequence ATGAATTCGGAAACGAAATTACCGGCGGGCCACAAGCTCGAAGATCGCCGCGGGCGCCCGCTGAAAGATCTGCGGATCTCGGTCATGGACAGGTGCAACTTCCGTTGCCCGTACTGCATGCCCGAGGACCAGTATCATCGCGACTTCCAGTTTCTTCATTCCGACGAGCGCCTGTCGTTCCGCGAGATTTCGCGCGTGGCACGCCTGTTCGTGGAGCGCGGCGTCACCAAGCTGCGCCTCACCGGCGGCGAGCCCTTGTTGCGCCCCGGACTGGTGGACCTGATCGGCGAGCTCAGCCTGATCGAGGGCGTCGAGGACCTGGCCCTGACGACCAACGGCATCCTGCTGGCGCAGCATGCAGCCGCCCTCAAGGGGGCCGGGCTGGATCGTGTCACCGTGAGCCTGGACGCGCTGGACGAGGCCACGTTCCGGCGCATGAGCGGCGGGCGCGGCACGCCGGAGCGCGTGCTGGAAGGCATCGACGCCGCGATCGAGGCCGGGCTCGATCCGGTCAAGGTGAACACGGTGGTCCAGCGCGGCATCAACGAGCGCGGCATATACGCGCTGCTGGAGCGCTTCCGCCACACGGGCGTGGTGGTGCGTTTCATCGAGTACATGGACGTCGGCACGCTCAACAAGTGGAACGAAAAGGAGCTCGTGCCCTCGTCCGAGCTGGTCGAGCGCATCGCCGAGCGCTGGCCGATCCGGCCGCTGGAGGCGGGATACCGCGGCGAGGTGGCCGAACGCTGGGAGTTCGAGGACGGCGCCGGCGAAATCGGTTTCATCAGCTCCGTCACCCAGCCTTTCTGCGGCGACTGCACCCGTGCACGCCTGTCGTCGGACGGCGGTCTCTACACTTGCCTGTTCGCCGCCCGCGGCACCGACCTGCGTGGCCCGCTGCGGGCCGGGGCGGATGATGCCGAGCTCGGGCAGATCATCGATCGCGTCTGGTCCAACCGGGCGGATCGTTACAGTGAGCTGCGCGCCGAAGGCGGCCGCGAGGTCCGGGTCGAAAAGATCGAGATGTATTACATCGGCGGGTGA